One genomic window of Terriglobia bacterium includes the following:
- a CDS encoding energy transducer TonB, with protein MRAKFLIAIFTVILSIPRFAVAQDESPKDVPPPQGGDFSSNPDAKKVPQDVILVKGAVPSASDSTTPLPEGGTITEKIYANAYFGMAYALPAGWRQKFVGPPPSDSGYFVLAQIEPGKTFKGAAPGAILISAQDMFFNLSPATTALDLINFRKSRLLTDYKVERQPTEVKIANRSFVRMDYMSPIAELHWYTLATQIRCHAVEFLLTSRDPALLESLVKGMDTMVLPEEAAPATGRGGGAFPVCIKGYASPDNMVHKVDPVFTERKFNSIPVRIVIDKYGKVKHVHVLSAFPDQSKAVTDALLQWEFRPHRVNGQAVEVETGIVFGAPQRPAIAAPRATAARD; from the coding sequence TTGAGAGCAAAATTTCTTATCGCCATATTCACCGTAATTCTTTCTATTCCCAGGTTCGCGGTCGCGCAGGATGAAAGCCCCAAGGACGTCCCGCCTCCGCAGGGTGGAGATTTTTCCAGCAATCCTGACGCGAAGAAGGTGCCGCAGGACGTGATCCTGGTAAAGGGCGCCGTGCCCAGCGCCAGCGATTCCACCACTCCGCTGCCGGAAGGCGGGACCATCACCGAGAAGATTTATGCCAACGCGTATTTCGGCATGGCCTATGCCCTGCCTGCCGGCTGGCGGCAAAAGTTCGTAGGGCCGCCGCCCTCGGACAGCGGATACTTCGTGCTGGCGCAGATCGAGCCGGGCAAAACTTTCAAAGGCGCTGCGCCGGGCGCCATTCTCATCAGCGCGCAGGACATGTTCTTCAATCTCTCGCCTGCCACTACGGCGCTGGACTTGATCAACTTCCGCAAGAGCCGTTTGCTCACCGACTACAAAGTGGAGCGGCAGCCCACGGAAGTCAAAATCGCCAACCGTTCGTTCGTCCGCATGGACTACATGTCGCCGATTGCCGAGCTGCACTGGTACACGCTGGCGACGCAAATCCGTTGCCATGCGGTGGAGTTTCTGCTCACCAGCCGCGATCCCGCATTGCTGGAGAGCCTGGTGAAGGGCATGGACACCATGGTGCTCCCGGAGGAAGCCGCGCCGGCCACGGGACGCGGCGGCGGCGCTTTCCCGGTGTGCATCAAAGGCTACGCCAGTCCGGACAACATGGTGCACAAGGTTGATCCGGTGTTTACCGAGCGCAAGTTCAATTCCATTCCGGTGCGCATCGTGATTGACAAATACGGCAAGGTAAAACACGTGCACGTGCTCAGCGCGTTTCCCGACCAGAGCAAGGCCGTCACCGACGCGCTTCTGCAATGGGAATTCCGGCCACACCGCGTGAACGGCCAAGCGGTGGAAGTGGAGACCGGCATCGTGTTCGGGGCGCCGCAACGTCCCGCGATCGCGGCCCCGCGCGCCACGGCAGCGAGAGATTAG
- a CDS encoding alpha/beta fold hydrolase, producing the protein MKTRFPVLGLLIALAAACLHAADYPAPTPGNFVVKDFQFKSGEKLGEVKLHYYTLGTPQKDASGRVRNAVLVLHGTGGSGRQFLSPNFAGVLFGPGQLLDATKYFIVLPDNVGHGESSKPSDGMHMRFPHYEYDDMIELQYRLLTQGLGVDHLRLVMGTSMGGMHTWLWAEQHPDFMDAAMPLASLPVEIAGRNRMTRRMIMDAIRTSPDWNNGEYKQPPHGLAAALDILLMMGSAPLRMQKELPTREQADKFLEDFIAARMKTTDANDMIYYFDASRNYNPEPQLGKIATPLTAVNSADDQINPPELKILEKDIQQVKNGKFVLLPITDETRGHGTHTWPAIWGNHLEELLKRSAH; encoded by the coding sequence ATGAAAACTCGCTTTCCCGTTTTGGGACTCCTCATCGCGCTTGCAGCCGCGTGCCTTCACGCTGCTGACTACCCCGCGCCCACGCCGGGCAACTTCGTCGTAAAAGATTTTCAATTCAAATCCGGAGAGAAGCTGGGTGAAGTCAAGCTGCATTACTACACGCTGGGCACGCCGCAAAAAGACGCGAGTGGCCGTGTGCGCAACGCTGTGCTGGTGCTGCACGGCACCGGCGGCAGCGGACGCCAGTTCCTTTCGCCCAACTTCGCCGGCGTGCTGTTCGGACCTGGACAACTTCTGGACGCCACAAAATATTTCATCGTGCTGCCCGACAACGTGGGCCACGGCGAATCCAGCAAGCCCAGTGACGGCATGCACATGCGCTTCCCGCATTACGAATATGACGACATGATCGAGCTGCAGTATCGCCTGCTGACCCAAGGCCTGGGCGTGGACCATCTGCGGCTGGTGATGGGCACGTCCATGGGCGGCATGCACACCTGGCTGTGGGCGGAACAGCATCCGGACTTCATGGACGCCGCCATGCCGCTGGCCAGTCTCCCCGTGGAGATTGCCGGACGCAACCGCATGACCCGCCGCATGATCATGGACGCCATCCGCACCTCGCCTGACTGGAACAACGGCGAGTACAAGCAGCCGCCGCACGGCCTGGCCGCCGCGCTGGATATTCTGCTAATGATGGGCAGCGCGCCGCTGCGCATGCAAAAAGAACTTCCCACGCGCGAACAGGCCGACAAGTTCCTGGAAGACTTCATCGCCGCGCGCATGAAGACCACGGACGCCAACGACATGATTTATTACTTTGACGCGTCGCGGAACTACAACCCTGAGCCGCAGCTCGGCAAAATCGCCACGCCGCTTACGGCCGTGAACTCCGCCGATGACCAGATCAATCCGCCCGAGCTGAAGATCCTGGAGAAAGACATACAGCAGGTGAAGAACGGCAAGTTCGTGCTGCTGCCCATCACCGACGAAACCCGCGGCCACGGAACGCACACCTGGCCGGCGATTTGGGGAAATCATTTGGAGGAGTTGCTGAAGAGGTCAGCGCACTAG
- a CDS encoding amidase, translated as MLDRRKFLAVCSSLGLTSTLLPGVLWAIAEDKPKITREMIDNAAAIADVKISDEYKDMMLEDLNGFKESFDAIYGLHMKNEVAPSVMFDPVLPGMKFETERRPLKMSASAGAGGVPKNLEDAAFYSVRQLADLVRTKKVSSSALTEMYLERLKRYDPTLHFVITLTEDRAKAQAKEADREIAAGKYRGPLHGLPWGAKDLLAVKGYRTTWGAGGFEDQKFDEDATVVKRLDEAGAVLVAKLTLGALALGDKWFGGMTRNPWNTKQGSSGSSAGSASATAAGCVAFAIGSETLGSISSPSTRCGVTGLRPTFGLVPRTGAMALSWTMDKLGPLCRAAEDCALVLSAIYGPDGRDRTVHNAAFNWDAGVDWRKLKIGYLNKDFELPSPPTPPAEPPKEEKDLSPEEKKKRDEDAANRAMGRARREYDHKYDEAALAKLRAMGVNLIPLELPKLPYGAMRSMLEAEAAAAFDELTRSGRDKLLTAQTKDDWPNTFRTARLIPAVEYIQASRARTLAMEQTAKVFEQVDVIVAPTQSTQLLVTNLTGHPALILPNGFRGDDAPKARVRENGEVDPGGPGTPVSLTFLGNLYGEAKLLAVAKAYQDATGFHLKRPKLEAGL; from the coding sequence ATGCTGGACCGCAGAAAGTTTCTGGCCGTTTGCTCGAGCCTGGGACTCACGTCAACTTTGCTGCCCGGCGTTCTCTGGGCCATCGCTGAAGACAAGCCCAAGATCACGCGCGAGATGATTGACAACGCGGCGGCCATCGCCGACGTGAAGATCAGCGATGAATACAAAGACATGATGCTGGAGGACCTGAACGGTTTCAAAGAGAGCTTTGACGCGATCTACGGCCTGCACATGAAGAATGAGGTGGCACCGTCAGTGATGTTTGATCCTGTGCTGCCAGGGATGAAGTTTGAGACCGAGCGGCGTCCGCTGAAAATGTCGGCGTCGGCCGGCGCAGGCGGCGTCCCCAAGAACCTGGAAGACGCGGCGTTTTATTCCGTGCGCCAGCTGGCTGATCTGGTGCGGACCAAGAAGGTTTCTTCTTCGGCGCTGACGGAGATGTATCTGGAGCGGCTCAAGCGTTACGATCCCACGCTGCACTTTGTCATCACCTTGACGGAAGATCGCGCCAAAGCCCAAGCGAAGGAAGCCGACCGCGAGATTGCCGCAGGAAAATATCGCGGGCCGCTGCACGGACTCCCCTGGGGCGCCAAAGACCTGCTGGCGGTGAAGGGCTACCGCACCACATGGGGCGCAGGTGGGTTCGAAGACCAGAAGTTTGACGAAGACGCCACGGTGGTCAAGCGGTTGGACGAAGCCGGCGCCGTGCTGGTGGCCAAACTCACGCTGGGCGCTCTGGCGCTGGGCGACAAATGGTTCGGCGGGATGACGCGCAATCCCTGGAATACCAAACAAGGGTCGTCGGGGTCTTCGGCCGGGTCGGCGTCGGCCACGGCGGCGGGCTGCGTGGCGTTTGCTATTGGCTCGGAAACGCTGGGATCGATTTCATCGCCATCCACGCGCTGCGGCGTCACCGGCTTGCGGCCGACGTTTGGTCTGGTCCCGCGCACCGGGGCCATGGCCCTCTCCTGGACCATGGACAAGCTTGGCCCGCTCTGCCGCGCCGCAGAAGACTGCGCGCTGGTGCTGAGCGCCATTTACGGCCCGGACGGACGCGATCGCACGGTGCACAACGCCGCGTTCAACTGGGACGCCGGCGTGGACTGGCGCAAGCTGAAAATCGGCTACCTGAACAAGGATTTTGAGCTTCCGTCGCCACCGACTCCGCCCGCGGAGCCGCCGAAAGAAGAAAAAGATCTTTCGCCGGAAGAGAAGAAGAAGCGCGACGAGGACGCCGCCAATCGCGCGATGGGCCGCGCCCGTCGCGAGTATGACCACAAGTACGATGAAGCGGCGCTGGCCAAGTTGCGCGCCATGGGCGTGAACCTGATTCCGCTGGAGTTGCCTAAGTTGCCGTATGGAGCCATGCGGTCCATGCTGGAAGCCGAAGCAGCGGCGGCGTTTGACGAGTTGACCCGCTCCGGCCGCGACAAGCTGCTCACCGCACAAACCAAAGACGATTGGCCCAACACCTTTCGTACCGCGCGGTTGATCCCCGCGGTGGAATACATTCAAGCCAGCCGGGCGCGCACCCTGGCCATGGAACAGACGGCCAAGGTCTTTGAGCAGGTGGATGTGATCGTGGCGCCCACGCAGAGCACGCAGTTGCTGGTCACCAATCTGACCGGGCATCCGGCGCTGATTCTGCCTAACGGCTTCCGCGGCGATGACGCGCCCAAAGCGCGCGTCCGCGAGAATGGAGAAGTGGACCCTGGCGGTCCGGGAACGCCTGTAAGCCTGACCTTCCTGGGCAATCTTTATGGCGAAGCCAAGCTGCTGGCCGTGGCCAAGGCCTACCAGGATGCAACGGGTTTCCACTTGAAGCGCCCGAAACTGGAGGCTGGACTGTAA
- a CDS encoding thiol oxidoreductase, whose protein sequence is MASRKFPFLTLTLAVLFMAGMAFAQTDPGVRGGAAGAGGPLASVAANNPAGSLAFFNQTLATFREVDSVSGTIEAGSGLGPRFNSRSCAFCHAQPATGGSSPSVNPQVTDATADGAKNTIPTFITASGPVREARFPFFFDQFGNPDFNNPNGGVEDLFTITGRTDAGTCSLQQPSFAQAQAVGNIIFRIPTPTFGTGLMENIDETTLLNNAAANSGSFGTGGTFNRNGNDGTITRFGWKAQNKSLLIFAGEAYNVEQGVSNEVFTQERPLPGEGQTTGLPANCKINATPEDITHFNATNLETSSDAVQFAIFMRLTAPPTPSTTVPGGATSIANGRAVFTAIGCAACHTVSLTTAASNVTPSLGNATANLFSDLEIHHMGNGLNDNVGQGGAGGDQFRSAPLWGLGQRIFFLHDGRTSNLITAITQHASSGSEANGVIANYNALSATNKQNLLNFLRSL, encoded by the coding sequence ATGGCGAGTCGGAAATTTCCCTTTTTGACGCTTACCCTTGCAGTGCTGTTCATGGCCGGAATGGCATTTGCGCAAACCGATCCCGGAGTTCGCGGTGGCGCGGCCGGCGCCGGCGGGCCGCTGGCTTCTGTAGCCGCCAACAACCCTGCAGGAAGCTTGGCGTTCTTCAACCAGACCCTGGCCACCTTTAGAGAGGTGGACTCGGTTTCCGGAACCATCGAGGCTGGTTCCGGTCTGGGACCGCGCTTCAACTCCCGAAGCTGCGCGTTCTGCCATGCCCAACCCGCCACCGGCGGCAGCAGCCCATCGGTCAACCCGCAAGTGACGGATGCCACTGCTGACGGCGCCAAGAACACTATCCCGACGTTCATCACAGCCAGCGGCCCGGTGCGCGAAGCCCGGTTCCCGTTCTTCTTTGATCAGTTCGGCAACCCTGACTTCAACAACCCGAACGGCGGCGTGGAAGACCTGTTCACCATCACGGGTCGAACCGACGCCGGCACTTGCAGTCTGCAACAGCCCAGCTTTGCCCAGGCCCAGGCCGTGGGCAACATCATTTTCCGCATTCCCACGCCGACCTTTGGCACGGGCCTGATGGAAAACATTGATGAGACCACGCTGTTGAACAATGCCGCCGCCAACTCCGGCTCGTTCGGCACCGGCGGCACGTTCAACCGCAACGGAAATGACGGCACCATCACCCGTTTCGGCTGGAAGGCGCAGAACAAATCGCTGCTGATCTTTGCCGGTGAGGCCTACAACGTGGAACAAGGCGTGAGCAACGAAGTGTTCACCCAGGAGCGCCCGCTTCCGGGCGAAGGCCAGACGACCGGTCTGCCGGCGAACTGCAAGATCAATGCCACGCCGGAAGACATCACGCACTTCAACGCCACCAACCTGGAAACGTCGAGCGATGCGGTGCAATTTGCCATCTTCATGCGCTTGACGGCCCCGCCGACTCCTTCCACCACCGTACCGGGTGGCGCAACGTCCATTGCGAATGGCCGCGCCGTATTCACGGCCATTGGCTGCGCCGCTTGCCACACCGTGTCGCTGACCACCGCGGCGTCCAACGTCACTCCGAGTTTGGGCAACGCCACGGCCAACCTGTTCAGTGATTTGGAAATCCATCACATGGGTAACGGCCTGAATGACAACGTGGGTCAGGGCGGCGCCGGCGGCGACCAGTTCCGCTCGGCTCCGCTGTGGGGACTGGGACAGCGTATATTCTTCCTGCACGACGGCCGCACCAGCAACCTGATTACGGCCATTACCCAGCACGCCAGCAGCGGCTCGGAAGCCAACGGAGTCATCGCGAACTACAACGCGCTCTCCGCCACCAACAAGCAGAACCTGTTGAACTTCCTCCGCTCGTTGTAA
- a CDS encoding PEGA domain-containing protein, giving the protein MRIAYRFWAMVLCVSLTSYVAFSESEGNSWHKVRYNGGTLQTKVDPKDWDNQLTVTSDSITLKLKDEQQVVIPAKSVTGLSYGQEAHRRVGTMIALGVLITPLALFGLMHKTRLHFIGIEYSTVDGKKAGLLLQGDKSNYRAILTALEGATGAPLSVSEKDREYVPGLTNTKVVKEKEKEPSTEASGSTAAENGTVSVKSTPDGADVAADGNFVGNSPASLKLSAGKHTVKVSLAGYKDWTREITVNAGSEVQLNATLEKQ; this is encoded by the coding sequence ATGCGTATCGCTTATCGTTTTTGGGCCATGGTCCTATGCGTAAGTTTGACCAGCTATGTCGCTTTTTCCGAATCAGAAGGAAATAGCTGGCACAAGGTCCGTTACAACGGTGGAACACTGCAAACCAAGGTGGATCCCAAGGACTGGGACAACCAGCTCACAGTCACCTCAGACTCGATCACGTTGAAGTTGAAAGATGAGCAGCAGGTTGTGATACCCGCAAAGTCGGTCACCGGCCTGAGTTACGGCCAGGAAGCCCACCGCCGAGTGGGTACCATGATTGCCCTGGGCGTTCTGATTACGCCGCTGGCCCTTTTTGGGTTGATGCACAAGACCCGTTTGCATTTCATTGGCATCGAGTACAGCACGGTTGACGGGAAAAAAGCGGGCCTGCTGCTGCAAGGAGACAAAAGCAACTACCGGGCGATTCTGACTGCGCTGGAGGGAGCGACAGGGGCGCCTCTGTCAGTCTCCGAAAAAGACCGTGAGTACGTGCCTGGATTGACCAATACCAAGGTCGTGAAGGAGAAAGAAAAGGAGCCGAGCACGGAGGCGTCTGGTTCGACCGCGGCAGAGAACGGAACGGTCTCCGTAAAATCTACGCCGGACGGAGCCGACGTCGCAGCCGACGGCAATTTTGTGGGCAACTCTCCGGCTTCGTTGAAGCTCAGTGCCGGCAAGCACACGGTTAAGGTATCGCTTGCGGGTTACAAGGACTGGACGCGCGAGATTACTGTGAATGCCGGATCAGAGGTGCAATTGAACGCAACACTGGAAAAGCAATAG
- a CDS encoding carboxypeptidase-like regulatory domain-containing protein: protein MKMFCVIKVVIFLGCLSAASGFAADTISGKVSNQTTNRPAAGDEVILLRLGEGMEEAARTRTDAQGAFSLPVAMAGAQHFVRVLHQGVNYDQRVVGAAPLEIAVYDVVAQVPGLTGSMGIVQVESDGELLKVTEMYAIINASSPPVTQAGPSNYVFTLPAKATLDSFENRKAGGAWVNGTAAPVQGQPGRYAVDFPLRPGETHFKYVYHLPYAGPVTLRLKVTYPIKNFAVVHPPSMSFKALRPQAFASVGLVQGLQLEQAVSQPVVREVPAFEVSGIGTAPRTEARAKTAPPSSSLPMAPARMAAANPAAAGPATAPENSNDEMWAIGSGLAALFAAGVFAAWRRRQMLAAATSAKGKP from the coding sequence ATGAAGATGTTTTGCGTAATCAAAGTCGTCATTTTTCTTGGCTGCTTGAGTGCAGCGTCTGGATTTGCTGCGGACACCATCAGCGGCAAGGTGAGCAACCAGACAACCAACCGTCCCGCCGCGGGCGATGAAGTCATCCTGCTCCGCCTGGGAGAAGGCATGGAAGAAGCGGCGCGCACCCGTACGGACGCGCAAGGCGCGTTCAGCTTGCCGGTCGCGATGGCCGGCGCCCAGCACTTCGTGCGCGTCCTTCATCAGGGAGTGAACTATGACCAGCGGGTAGTCGGCGCAGCTCCGCTGGAGATCGCCGTCTATGACGTAGTGGCACAGGTCCCCGGACTGACCGGCAGCATGGGCATCGTCCAGGTGGAATCCGACGGCGAGTTGCTCAAGGTCACAGAAATGTACGCCATCATCAACGCGTCCAGTCCCCCGGTGACGCAGGCGGGCCCAAGCAATTATGTATTCACCCTGCCGGCCAAGGCCACGCTGGATTCGTTCGAAAACCGGAAAGCAGGCGGCGCATGGGTGAACGGAACCGCCGCTCCGGTCCAGGGGCAGCCTGGCCGTTACGCAGTGGACTTTCCGCTGCGTCCTGGAGAGACGCATTTCAAGTACGTGTACCATCTGCCGTACGCAGGCCCAGTCACGCTGCGCCTGAAGGTGACGTATCCCATCAAGAATTTCGCGGTGGTCCATCCTCCTTCCATGAGCTTCAAGGCCCTGCGCCCGCAGGCTTTCGCCAGCGTGGGATTGGTGCAGGGCTTGCAGCTTGAGCAAGCCGTGAGCCAACCAGTGGTGCGGGAGGTTCCAGCGTTTGAGGTTTCGGGCATTGGCACGGCTCCGCGGACTGAAGCGCGGGCCAAGACAGCGCCACCATCGTCGTCGTTGCCCATGGCGCCTGCAAGGATGGCAGCTGCCAATCCCGCGGCCGCGGGTCCAGCCACCGCACCGGAAAATTCCAACGACGAGATGTGGGCGATAGGCTCTGGCCTGGCCGCGCTGTTCGCCGCGGGAGTGTTTGCGGCCTGGCGGAGGAGACAAATGCTTGCCGCAGCGACGTCCGCCAAAGGGAAACCGTGA
- a CDS encoding glycosyl hydrolase: protein MRCSNYVFKCGLPLVLTFALIGAALFGPASLQAAAPQQDKKTSPKQRKEPAKTSPAAEKAEKAKAEATQAAPAGEEAAEKEEEPKGPWHGLTWRLVGPYRGGRALAVSGVVGDAHTYYFGSVAGGVWKSTDGGLTWRPVTDKMKDMSPSIGAIAVAPSDPNVIYAGTGEACIRGNIVSGNGVYKSTDAGKTWTFVGLRDTRAIGRLIVHPKNPDVVLVAALGHPFGPNPERGIFRTTDGGKTWAKVLFKDENTGGIDLAFDPNNANTIFAGLWQARRSPWGMDSGGPGSGLYRSTDGGSTWKHLSGHGLPDGPIGRIGVAVSYSGNRVWALIEADKGGLFRSDDGGDSWTLANSDRQYRQRAFYYTHVFADPHSADGVYVLNTGMFRSNDGGRSFRPIRVPHGDNHGLWIDPNDANRMIESNDGGANVSTNGGASWTGQDNQPTAQFYHVVTDNRFPYWLYGSQQDNSSVAIASASQGGIGRASWHAVGGGESGYIAPDPRDPEIVYAGSYGGDITRYDHHTGQEQNVTPWPINPIGAAAADQKYRFQWTEPIVFSQHDPKTLYFAAQVLFKTTDEGVHWQIISPDLTRNDKSKQVASGGPITKDNTGVEVYDTIFAVTESPLQKDMIWTGSDDGLIQVTTDGGKNWSDVTPKNMPEWGTVSMIEASKYDAGTAYVAVERHRMDDSAPYAFKTGDFGKTWTSITNGIPAEAYVHAVREDKKRKGLLYAATEKGVFVSFDDGGNWQALQNNLPPAPVWDLVTHNNDVVAATHGRSFWILDDIAPLQQYKPELASEDVHLYAPSPANHTQFGGGFFGGGPNSGQNPPSGAVIYYSLKTALKADGGKKPADATPSAEKPAAAAAPASPAKPEGAAADSDSAKAPLITLEILDQKGQVVRKYPPKRQPGEEAADDEGGFRPPPRGLPTEAGLNRFVWDLQYEGASRVPRSPLWAGNTDGPEALPGAYQVRITVKGKQYTAPLEIVPDPRLQVSQQDLEKQFDLLIKIRYAVTQAHDTINQIRDIRAQITALNKRLEGQPQAKAVADAGKQLDKKMTEVEEVLVQTKAKSNQDVLNYPIRLNNYLVALGGVVGSADSAPTQASYDVYDMLSRQLDEQLAKWKLILTTDVPAYDDAVRKQEVPAIILAPPGEAEDKAASH, encoded by the coding sequence ATGCGTTGCTCTAACTACGTCTTCAAATGCGGCCTGCCGCTGGTTTTGACATTCGCGCTGATCGGCGCAGCCCTTTTCGGTCCAGCCTCGCTCCAGGCTGCAGCGCCCCAGCAGGATAAGAAGACTAGCCCCAAGCAGCGCAAGGAACCTGCCAAGACGTCTCCGGCTGCGGAGAAAGCCGAAAAGGCCAAAGCCGAAGCCACGCAGGCCGCTCCCGCCGGTGAAGAAGCAGCAGAAAAAGAAGAAGAGCCCAAGGGGCCCTGGCACGGGCTCACATGGCGGCTGGTTGGGCCATATCGTGGCGGACGCGCCCTGGCCGTAAGCGGGGTGGTGGGCGACGCGCACACGTACTACTTTGGCAGCGTGGCTGGCGGCGTGTGGAAGAGCACTGACGGCGGCCTGACCTGGCGTCCCGTGACCGACAAGATGAAAGACATGTCGCCTTCGATTGGCGCGATCGCCGTCGCGCCCTCTGACCCCAACGTGATCTATGCCGGCACCGGCGAAGCCTGCATCCGCGGCAACATCGTCTCCGGCAACGGCGTTTACAAATCCACCGATGCGGGCAAGACGTGGACTTTCGTTGGCCTGCGCGACACCCGGGCCATCGGCAGGCTCATTGTTCATCCCAAAAATCCTGATGTTGTTCTGGTGGCCGCGCTGGGACATCCCTTCGGTCCAAACCCCGAACGCGGCATCTTCCGCACCACTGACGGCGGCAAAACCTGGGCCAAGGTACTGTTCAAAGACGAAAACACCGGCGGCATTGATCTGGCTTTTGATCCCAACAATGCCAACACCATTTTTGCCGGCTTGTGGCAGGCGCGCCGCTCGCCCTGGGGCATGGACAGCGGCGGCCCCGGCAGCGGCCTGTATCGCAGCACTGACGGCGGCTCAACCTGGAAACATCTCAGCGGACACGGATTGCCTGACGGCCCCATCGGCAGGATCGGCGTGGCCGTGAGCTACAGCGGCAACCGCGTGTGGGCTTTGATCGAAGCTGACAAAGGCGGCCTGTTCCGCTCCGACGACGGCGGCGACTCCTGGACGTTGGCCAACAGCGATCGCCAATATCGCCAGCGCGCGTTTTACTACACGCACGTCTTCGCTGATCCCCATTCCGCTGACGGCGTGTACGTGCTCAACACCGGAATGTTCCGCTCCAATGATGGCGGCAGGAGTTTTCGTCCGATTCGCGTACCGCACGGCGACAACCACGGGCTGTGGATTGATCCCAACGATGCCAATCGCATGATCGAATCCAACGACGGCGGCGCCAACGTAAGCACCAACGGCGGCGCCAGTTGGACCGGCCAGGACAACCAGCCAACAGCGCAGTTCTACCATGTGGTAACCGACAATCGGTTTCCTTACTGGCTGTACGGCTCGCAGCAGGACAATTCGTCCGTCGCCATTGCCAGCGCGTCGCAAGGCGGCATTGGCCGCGCCAGTTGGCATGCCGTGGGCGGCGGAGAGAGCGGTTACATTGCTCCTGATCCGCGCGACCCGGAGATTGTTTATGCCGGTTCCTACGGCGGTGACATCACCCGCTATGATCATCACACCGGCCAGGAACAGAACGTCACGCCTTGGCCCATCAACCCCATCGGCGCCGCCGCCGCTGACCAGAAATACCGCTTTCAGTGGACCGAGCCCATCGTCTTTTCCCAGCACGATCCCAAGACTCTGTATTTCGCCGCCCAGGTCCTGTTCAAGACCACCGACGAAGGCGTGCACTGGCAGATCATCAGCCCGGACCTTACGCGCAACGACAAGAGCAAGCAGGTGGCTTCCGGCGGTCCCATCACCAAAGACAACACCGGTGTGGAAGTCTACGACACGATTTTTGCAGTGACCGAATCGCCGCTGCAGAAAGACATGATCTGGACCGGCTCAGACGACGGGCTCATCCAGGTGACCACCGACGGCGGCAAGAATTGGTCCGACGTCACGCCCAAAAACATGCCGGAGTGGGGCACGGTGAGCATGATTGAAGCGTCAAAATATGACGCCGGCACCGCGTACGTCGCGGTGGAGCGCCACCGGATGGATGACTCTGCGCCGTACGCCTTCAAGACCGGCGATTTCGGCAAGACCTGGACCAGCATCACCAACGGCATCCCCGCGGAAGCCTACGTCCACGCTGTGCGCGAAGACAAAAAACGCAAAGGTCTCCTGTACGCGGCGACAGAAAAAGGTGTCTTCGTCTCCTTTGACGATGGCGGCAACTGGCAGGCGTTGCAGAACAACCTGCCTCCGGCGCCGGTGTGGGACCTGGTTACCCATAACAATGATGTTGTCGCGGCCACGCACGGCCGCTCCTTCTGGATTCTGGATGACATCGCTCCGCTGCAGCAGTACAAACCTGAGCTAGCCAGTGAAGACGTTCATCTTTACGCGCCCAGCCCCGCCAACCACACGCAATTTGGCGGAGGCTTCTTCGGCGGCGGGCCGAACTCCGGACAAAATCCACCTTCCGGCGCGGTGATTTACTACTCGCTCAAGACAGCGTTGAAGGCCGATGGCGGCAAAAAGCCCGCCGATGCAACTCCCTCCGCAGAAAAACCCGCTGCTGCCGCCGCGCCGGCAAGTCCCGCAAAGCCTGAAGGCGCTGCGGCTGACTCCGATTCGGCAAAAGCTCCGCTGATCACGCTGGAAATCCTGGACCAGAAAGGCCAGGTGGTCCGCAAGTATCCGCCCAAGCGCCAGCCGGGTGAAGAAGCAGCGGACGACGAAGGTGGCTTTCGTCCGCCTCCGCGCGGACTTCCCACAGAAGCCGGCCTGAACCGATTTGTTTGGGACCTGCAATACGAAGGCGCCAGCCGCGTGCCGCGCTCGCCGCTGTGGGCCGGCAACACGGACGGGCCGGAAGCCCTACCGGGCGCGTATCAAGTCCGCATCACCGTGAAAGGCAAGCAGTACACGGCGCCGCTGGAGATCGTCCCTGACCCGCGGCTGCAAGTTTCGCAACAGGACCTGGAGAAGCAGTTTGATCTGCTGATCAAGATCCGCTACGCCGTCACCCAAGCGCATGACACCATCAACCAGATTCGCGACATCCGCGCGCAGATCACCGCGCTCAACAAACGCCTGGAAGGCCAGCCCCAGGCCAAAGCCGTCGCCGACGCCGGCAAACAACTGGACAAGAAAATGACCGAAGTAGAAGAAGTCCTGGTCCAGACCAAAGCCAAGAGCAACCAGGACGTGTTGAACTATCCAATCCGGCTCAACAACTATTTGGTTGCGCTAGGCGGAGTAGTAGGAAGCGCGGATTCGGCCCCTACGCAAGCTTCCTATGATGTGTATGACATGCTCAGCAGACAGCTCGACGAACAGCTGGCCAAATGGAAGCTGATCCTAACTACCGATGTACCCGCTTATGACGACGCCGTGCGCAAACAGGAGGTTCCGGCCATCATTCTGGCGCCGCCGGGAGAAGCCGAGGACAAGGCCGCAAGCCATTGA